One region of Marivirga arenosa genomic DNA includes:
- a CDS encoding chorismate-binding protein, with the protein MDNFTKEIESIKINTETAIDQFLAFAQKNNAAVAIYRLPNDSRLQIICDLEGGSIVEDFNLDDLSTGFLLHPFQEGEKSIVHFNAEILAEINIQSNHQNHSKSEIKWNNTPDESLVKEIFENSEKFNFSLLQHNGISDSISSEGYISMVENAIKEIKNNTFYKVVPAKTKNIEYNNSIDLGKAFLKAAHKYPNAFVSLTFSENTGLWFGASPETLIEEKKGDYFKTMALAGTQAIEDKSIAETTWTQKEIEEQAYVSRYIINCFKKIRLRDFDELGPKTVQAGNLLHLKTTFKVDTKSVHFPELGSVMLKLLHPTSAVCGMPKDTSLKFILEKEKHDRAYFSGFLGPIHLNEMSHLFVNLRCCQIDNEKVTFYAGAGITEDSKPDKEWHETEMKCKVLSAVVFGN; encoded by the coding sequence TTGGACAATTTTACTAAAGAAATAGAAAGTATAAAAATTAATACTGAAACTGCTATTGATCAGTTTCTAGCTTTTGCTCAAAAGAATAATGCAGCTGTTGCGATTTACAGACTGCCTAATGATTCTAGATTGCAAATAATATGTGATTTGGAAGGTGGTTCTATAGTAGAAGACTTTAATTTAGATGATTTATCCACTGGATTTTTGCTACATCCTTTTCAGGAAGGTGAAAAAAGTATAGTTCATTTTAATGCTGAAATTTTAGCAGAAATTAACATTCAGTCAAATCATCAAAATCATTCAAAATCCGAAATTAAATGGAATAATACTCCTGATGAGAGTTTAGTAAAGGAGATATTTGAAAATTCTGAGAAGTTTAATTTTTCATTGCTCCAACATAATGGTATTTCAGATTCTATTTCTTCTGAAGGCTACATATCAATGGTCGAAAATGCTATTAAAGAAATAAAGAACAATACATTCTATAAAGTTGTCCCAGCAAAGACTAAGAATATAGAATATAATAATTCTATTGATTTAGGTAAGGCATTTTTGAAGGCAGCTCACAAATATCCTAATGCATTCGTTAGTTTGACTTTTTCAGAAAATACTGGTTTATGGTTTGGTGCTAGCCCTGAAACCTTAATAGAGGAAAAGAAAGGCGATTATTTTAAAACAATGGCTTTAGCGGGAACCCAAGCTATTGAAGATAAAAGTATAGCAGAAACTACCTGGACCCAAAAAGAAATTGAAGAGCAAGCTTATGTTTCGCGTTACATAATCAACTGCTTTAAAAAAATCAGGTTGAGAGATTTTGATGAATTGGGACCGAAGACCGTTCAGGCCGGTAATCTTTTACATTTAAAAACCACATTTAAGGTAGATACCAAATCAGTTCATTTTCCAGAGTTGGGTTCCGTAATGTTGAAGCTTTTACATCCTACGTCAGCAGTATGCGGTATGCCTAAAGATACTTCGTTGAAATTTATATTGGAAAAGGAAAAGCATGACAGAGCGTATTTTAGTGGGTTTCTTGGACCAATTCATTTAAATGAAATGAGTCATCTTTTTGTGAATTTAAGATGCTGCCAGATCGATAATGAAAAAGTAACTTTTTATGCTGGTGCTGGGATTACTGAAGACTCAAAGCCAGACAAAGAGTGGCATGAAACCGAAATGAAATGTAAAGTATTATCTGCAGTAGTATTCGGTAATTAA
- a CDS encoding KdsC family phosphatase translates to MDLLSKNIESFLSKEGKSLDQLLDYYKVKRIDELKLAELKLFCSEHDLNFTNMLTRPMFVDKSKLKNIKLLILDVDGVMTDTGMYFSESGDQFKKYNAKDGMAIKALPKFGIQTGIISSAVKVKMVKARAEMLNIKNVYVGGDPKIEVLSAWCQKMNLKLSEVAIIGDDINDLAVMKAVGFAACPSDAVLKVKETVDLVLNTKGGKGCVREFIDFHLLDKPVE, encoded by the coding sequence ATGGATTTACTATCGAAAAACATTGAGTCATTTTTATCCAAGGAAGGGAAATCACTAGATCAATTATTGGATTATTATAAGGTAAAAAGAATTGATGAACTGAAATTGGCAGAATTAAAGCTTTTCTGTTCTGAACATGATCTGAATTTCACCAATATGTTAACTCGCCCAATGTTTGTAGATAAATCAAAACTAAAAAACATTAAGTTATTGATTTTAGATGTTGATGGTGTGATGACTGATACTGGAATGTATTTTTCAGAAAGTGGAGATCAGTTTAAAAAGTACAATGCAAAGGATGGCATGGCTATTAAAGCACTTCCCAAATTTGGAATTCAAACTGGGATAATCTCATCTGCTGTAAAAGTAAAAATGGTTAAAGCTAGAGCGGAGATGCTGAATATCAAAAATGTCTATGTGGGTGGTGATCCAAAAATTGAAGTTTTATCTGCCTGGTGTCAAAAAATGAATCTTAAATTATCAGAGGTTGCCATTATTGGTGATGATATCAACGATTTAGCAGTGATGAAAGCAGTGGGTTTTGCGGCCTGTCCTTCAGATGCTGTGCTGAAAGTGAAAGAGACTGTTGATTTAGTTTTGAATACTAAAGGGGGAAAAGGTTGTGTAAGAGAATTTATAGATTTTCATCTGTTAGATAAACCTGTAGAGTAG
- a CDS encoding short-chain fatty acid transporter, whose amino-acid sequence MSFSKQYIKLVDRFLPSPFVIALLLSAITFFLALIFTGEEGENLFQQSQNILGFWQKGFWELLAFTMQMVLILLLGHTLALTPFFSNIIKKIASVPSNTSQAAFLISFFTIVMSFLNWGLCLIFGAILSRKIGENFNAENKNFNYGILGAAGYSGMMVWHGGLSASAPLKVAEMGHFLVDKIGVISISETLFSSMNIVISIVLLIFIPGLFYFLGRIFSSNTDYSKLLKPSNKEEAQIDNSASENKAWIAYLLSGIMVLSASFYAFDKWNTNESIVDLNFINFLLLSFGILLHGSLAKFMRAVNSGITGVSGIVIQFPIYSGIMGIMKYSGLVILISDFFVSISTATSFPILTFFSAGLVNFFVPSGGGQWAVQGPIVVEAANALNIPIYKIIMALAYGDQITNMLQPFWALPLLGITQLKAKDILPYSFFALLFGAVIFIIGLLIF is encoded by the coding sequence ATGTCATTCTCAAAGCAATATATTAAGCTAGTTGATCGCTTCTTACCATCACCTTTTGTCATCGCTCTTTTATTAAGTGCTATTACTTTTTTTCTTGCTTTGATTTTCACGGGAGAAGAGGGAGAAAATCTATTTCAGCAATCACAAAATATATTAGGCTTTTGGCAAAAAGGCTTTTGGGAGTTACTTGCCTTTACCATGCAAATGGTTTTGATTTTATTGCTGGGTCATACGCTTGCTTTAACTCCTTTCTTTTCTAATATCATAAAAAAAATAGCATCCGTACCTTCTAATACTTCTCAAGCAGCTTTTTTAATAAGTTTTTTTACCATAGTCATGAGTTTTTTAAATTGGGGTCTATGCTTAATTTTTGGAGCAATTTTAAGCCGAAAAATTGGAGAGAACTTTAATGCAGAAAATAAAAATTTCAATTATGGAATCTTAGGTGCTGCGGGCTATTCTGGCATGATGGTCTGGCATGGTGGATTATCGGCTTCTGCTCCATTAAAAGTGGCAGAGATGGGGCATTTTTTAGTCGATAAAATTGGAGTTATAAGTATATCTGAGACTCTATTTTCTAGCATGAATATTGTGATTAGCATCGTGCTATTGATTTTCATACCAGGTCTTTTTTATTTTTTAGGCCGAATTTTTAGTTCAAATACTGATTATAGTAAGCTGCTAAAACCTTCCAATAAGGAAGAAGCTCAAATAGATAATTCAGCTAGTGAAAATAAGGCATGGATTGCCTATTTATTATCGGGTATAATGGTATTAAGTGCCTCTTTCTATGCTTTTGATAAATGGAATACAAATGAATCAATAGTGGATTTAAATTTCATCAATTTTCTATTATTAAGTTTTGGTATCTTATTACATGGAAGCTTAGCAAAGTTTATGAGAGCAGTTAATTCTGGAATCACGGGCGTAAGTGGAATTGTTATTCAATTTCCTATATACTCCGGAATTATGGGAATTATGAAATACTCAGGTTTAGTGATTCTAATTTCTGATTTCTTCGTCTCCATCTCAACAGCGACAAGTTTCCCTATTTTAACTTTCTTTAGTGCTGGCTTGGTAAACTTTTTTGTCCCATCTGGAGGAGGCCAATGGGCGGTGCAAGGGCCTATTGTGGTAGAAGCAGCAAATGCATTAAATATTCCTATCTACAAAATTATCATGGCTTTAGCTTATGGTGATCAAATAACCAATATGTTGCAACCCTTTTGGGCCTTACCCTTATTAGGAATTACGCAACTGAAAGCAAAAGACATATTACCTTACAGCTTTTTCGCTTTATTATTTGGGGCTGTAATATTTATAATAGGCTTATTAATCTTTTAA
- a CDS encoding histidine phosphatase family protein, whose protein sequence is MVKDLYIVRHGQTDYNLKGIVQGSGVDASLNENGRRQAEEFFKAYGDFPFDKLYISQLKRTEESTRKFIEKGLEFEKLEGLNEISWGTREGQPFTPEENKYYHSILEKWSQGETSLPVEGGESPDQVAMRQLEAINYIMQKQDEKKVLICMHGRAMRILLAQLFNYPLSNMDIFEHSNLALYHIRHTASMFQLIKYNDKSYLNH, encoded by the coding sequence ATGGTTAAAGATTTATATATAGTTCGCCACGGTCAGACAGATTATAACTTAAAAGGCATAGTGCAAGGTAGCGGTGTTGATGCTTCTTTAAATGAAAATGGAAGAAGACAAGCTGAGGAATTCTTTAAAGCCTACGGTGATTTCCCGTTTGATAAATTATACATTTCACAGCTAAAAAGAACAGAAGAATCAACTCGAAAATTTATTGAAAAAGGGTTAGAATTCGAAAAGCTTGAAGGGCTAAATGAAATCAGTTGGGGAACCAGAGAAGGCCAACCTTTTACGCCAGAGGAAAACAAATATTACCACAGCATTTTAGAAAAATGGAGTCAAGGTGAAACTTCACTACCTGTTGAAGGTGGAGAATCACCTGATCAGGTAGCTATGAGGCAGTTAGAGGCCATAAATTACATCATGCAAAAACAGGATGAAAAGAAGGTTTTGATTTGCATGCACGGTCGAGCTATGAGAATATTATTGGCTCAATTATTCAATTACCCTTTGTCAAACATGGATATTTTTGAACACTCAAATCTTGCTCTTTATCATATTAGGCATACTGCTAGTATGTTCCAATTGATTAAATACAATGATAAATCGTATTTAAATCATTAA
- a CDS encoding hotdog fold thioesterase translates to MDRKFLHKPSVEELNKLGKNTISEVLGMSFTEVGDNYLIAKMPVDHRTHQPYGLLHGGASVVLAETLGSVAAMLMVDQEKYYCVGLDINANHIRGIKEGWVYGKTTPVHVGKTTQVWQIEITNEREQMICISRITMAVVKK, encoded by the coding sequence ATGGATAGAAAATTTCTTCATAAACCTTCTGTTGAGGAGTTAAATAAATTAGGTAAAAATACAATTTCAGAAGTATTAGGCATGAGTTTTACTGAGGTAGGGGATAACTATCTGATTGCTAAAATGCCAGTTGATCACCGTACCCATCAGCCTTATGGTTTACTTCATGGTGGGGCTTCGGTTGTTTTGGCGGAAACCCTCGGTAGTGTAGCTGCTATGCTTATGGTAGATCAAGAAAAGTATTATTGCGTAGGTTTAGATATTAACGCAAATCACATAAGAGGGATTAAAGAGGGATGGGTATATGGCAAGACAACTCCTGTTCATGTGGGTAAAACAACTCAGGTTTGGCAGATAGAAATCACCAATGAGCGTGAACAAATGATATGCATAAGTCGTATTACAATGGCAGTAGTTAAAAAGTAG
- a CDS encoding acyl-CoA reductase — translation MNLQQRVNAFKTLGDKLRALSEAELDEWYFRATAHNNWFTRENVKHAIEAISEMLQSESLDRWTQEYDLADTSDKKVAIIMAGNIPLVGFHDFLSVLIAGHKVIAKISSQDPFLIKEITSLLIDLEPAFDSKIELTQDTIGGFDAVIATGSNNSARYFEQYFGKYPNIIRKNRSSVAVLTGEETEEEIQSFGKDIFQYYGLGCRNVSKIFAPEGYDFSPFIKALDEYKWVADHHKWVNNYDYNKSIYLVNEEPHLDSGFFLMKEDESLVSPISVIFYEFYKDQADLQKKLDSNQEQIQCVVEKEGEIKPGNAQLPELWDYADGVDTLKFLTEL, via the coding sequence ATGAATCTGCAACAAAGAGTTAATGCATTTAAAACATTAGGAGATAAGCTGAGAGCTTTAAGTGAAGCGGAACTGGATGAATGGTATTTTCGTGCTACAGCTCATAACAATTGGTTTACTCGTGAGAATGTAAAGCATGCCATTGAGGCCATATCTGAAATGTTGCAAAGTGAGAGTTTAGATCGCTGGACTCAAGAATATGATTTAGCTGATACCTCAGATAAAAAAGTAGCCATTATCATGGCAGGTAATATTCCACTAGTTGGATTTCATGATTTTTTATCCGTTTTGATTGCAGGCCATAAAGTCATTGCTAAAATAAGTTCACAGGATCCTTTTCTTATTAAAGAGATTACTTCATTGCTGATTGATTTAGAACCGGCTTTTGATTCAAAAATTGAGTTAACTCAAGATACAATTGGTGGTTTTGATGCTGTAATTGCTACCGGGAGTAATAATTCTGCTCGTTATTTTGAGCAGTATTTTGGTAAATATCCTAATATCATTCGTAAAAACAGATCATCAGTTGCGGTTTTAACTGGAGAAGAAACTGAAGAAGAAATCCAATCTTTTGGAAAAGATATCTTCCAGTATTACGGTTTAGGATGCCGAAATGTAAGCAAAATTTTCGCACCAGAAGGTTATGATTTTTCTCCTTTCATAAAGGCACTTGATGAATATAAATGGGTGGCTGATCATCATAAATGGGTGAATAATTATGATTATAACAAATCTATTTATTTAGTTAACGAAGAGCCTCATTTAGATTCAGGTTTCTTTTTGATGAAAGAGGATGAGTCTTTAGTGTCCCCGATCTCCGTGATTTTTTATGAATTTTATAAGGATCAAGCGGACTTGCAGAAGAAGTTAGATTCAAATCAAGAGCAAATTCAATGTGTTGTTGAGAAAGAAGGGGAAATAAAACCTGGAAATGCCCAATTACCAGAACTCTGGGATTATGCTGATGGAGTTGATACACTTAAGTTTTTAACTGAATTATAA